A window of the Bdellovibrio sp. ZAP7 genome harbors these coding sequences:
- a CDS encoding tetratricopeptide repeat protein: protein MKSRLNFKHLLVVIILPFVSLSTIAGTVTPTSGQDKIEALKAEIKKDPKNTKLVVQLAQEFYTQKDYEKVTLLLWKQIDKLDRQAILLLAKAHEARQETGDMIRALNNLISKNDKDFEAYSLLGNAYTMQKKPKEALENYKLAIESNPKFEPPYNALMKMYENRQPPNYYEMRILAQDMIDNMGKKAEYLAKLCEINTNDGTFEAGVNSCRETIQKDPKIADAHVNLGLSMKGMGDDDKAKATLKKAADSFPKSEFAQYTYGHLLEEDKSSIEAMKYFKVGSEADPKSARSWLGLATTSFDIKKYEVALIAYKNACKYDKKNAVAFRKATTVLRNSRVSEWVGKFESASENCTF from the coding sequence ATGAAAAGCAGACTGAATTTCAAACACTTGCTCGTGGTAATCATCTTGCCTTTTGTCTCATTATCGACCATTGCCGGAACGGTTACCCCGACCTCTGGTCAGGATAAGATTGAAGCTTTGAAGGCGGAAATTAAAAAAGATCCTAAAAATACCAAGCTGGTTGTGCAGTTGGCGCAGGAATTTTACACACAAAAAGACTACGAAAAGGTTACGCTGCTTCTGTGGAAGCAGATTGATAAACTTGATCGTCAGGCAATTTTATTGCTAGCAAAAGCCCACGAAGCACGCCAGGAGACCGGCGACATGATTCGTGCTTTGAATAATTTGATTAGCAAAAATGATAAAGATTTCGAAGCTTATTCTTTGTTGGGTAATGCCTACACCATGCAAAAGAAACCCAAAGAGGCTTTAGAGAACTATAAACTCGCGATCGAATCCAACCCCAAGTTTGAGCCCCCCTACAACGCCCTCATGAAAATGTACGAAAACCGCCAACCGCCGAACTATTATGAAATGCGCATTCTTGCGCAGGACATGATCGATAATATGGGTAAAAAAGCGGAATACCTGGCGAAACTTTGCGAGATCAACACCAATGACGGAACTTTTGAGGCAGGCGTTAACTCTTGCCGCGAAACTATTCAGAAAGATCCGAAAATTGCCGATGCCCATGTGAACTTGGGTCTTAGCATGAAAGGCATGGGCGATGATGACAAAGCCAAAGCGACTTTAAAAAAAGCCGCTGACAGCTTCCCTAAGTCGGAGTTCGCACAATACACCTACGGACACCTTCTGGAAGAGGATAAAAGCTCCATAGAAGCGATGAAATACTTTAAGGTAGGTTCAGAGGCCGACCCCAAGTCAGCGCGCTCCTGGCTGGGATTAGCGACGACATCGTTTGATATTAAAAAATACGAAGTTGCACTGATCGCATATAAGAATGCCTGCAAGTACGATAAAAAGAACGCTGTCGCCTTCAGAAAGGCGACGACTGTGTTAAGAAATTCCCGCGTCTCTGAATGGGTTGGGAAGTTTGAAAGCGCATCGGAAAACTGCACGTTCTAA
- the rimO gene encoding 30S ribosomal protein S12 methylthiotransferase RimO translates to MKQETVENKKVHFISLGCPKNLVDSEIMAGTLMKDGFQVVGEAEEADTVIVNTCGFIEDSKKESIQRILDMSDLKQQGKVKKVVVAGCLTQRYKDDLVEGLPEADLFVGSGEFQNISKILKNSEAGEKQKTFFNLPTYLQEEATPRVNSQPGHRAYLKISEGCMKRCAFCAIPLIRGNLQSRSIDAIVAEAKLLVAGGVKELIIISHDFTDYGWDIRRKDPTRKESPVELLKALEHVEGLQWIRLMYLYPDGITQEMVQVIKNSKKIVRYFDMPLQHVNDAVLKSMNRKMTRDEIETALMNIREHLPEAVIRTQFIVGFPGETEEQFEELLNFVAEQQFDRVGCFKYSPEENTPGGRMDNQVDDETKDYRHDALMEVQQNISRNKHRDFVGKTIEVIVEGFSEETDLLLQGRFWGQAPDIDGVVLINDGEAKVGDMVKVHVTDSMEYDLIGEIVAEN, encoded by the coding sequence ATGAAGCAAGAAACAGTTGAAAACAAAAAAGTACACTTTATCAGCTTGGGTTGCCCAAAGAATCTCGTAGATTCCGAGATCATGGCGGGAACTCTAATGAAAGATGGCTTCCAAGTTGTGGGCGAAGCTGAAGAGGCTGATACAGTTATCGTTAATACTTGTGGTTTCATCGAAGATTCCAAAAAAGAATCGATCCAACGTATTTTGGACATGAGCGATCTAAAGCAACAAGGTAAAGTTAAAAAAGTCGTTGTCGCTGGTTGCTTAACTCAGCGCTATAAGGACGATCTTGTTGAGGGTTTGCCAGAGGCGGACTTGTTCGTTGGTTCTGGTGAATTCCAAAACATCTCTAAAATCTTGAAGAACTCTGAAGCTGGCGAAAAGCAAAAAACTTTCTTCAATCTTCCGACGTATCTTCAGGAAGAAGCAACTCCGCGTGTGAACTCACAACCGGGCCACCGCGCCTATTTGAAGATCTCCGAGGGTTGCATGAAGCGTTGTGCGTTCTGCGCGATTCCTTTGATCCGCGGTAACTTGCAGTCCCGTTCTATCGACGCCATCGTTGCTGAAGCAAAATTGCTGGTTGCTGGCGGAGTTAAAGAACTAATCATCATCAGCCATGACTTCACTGACTATGGTTGGGACATCCGCCGTAAAGATCCAACTCGCAAAGAAAGTCCCGTAGAGCTTTTGAAAGCGCTTGAACACGTTGAAGGCCTTCAATGGATCCGTTTGATGTACTTGTATCCAGATGGCATCACGCAAGAGATGGTTCAAGTTATCAAAAACAGCAAAAAGATCGTGCGTTACTTCGATATGCCACTTCAACACGTGAACGACGCGGTTCTTAAATCAATGAATCGTAAAATGACTCGTGATGAAATCGAAACAGCTTTGATGAACATTCGCGAACACCTGCCAGAAGCAGTGATCCGTACTCAATTCATCGTGGGGTTCCCTGGTGAAACTGAAGAGCAATTCGAAGAGCTATTAAACTTCGTCGCCGAACAACAGTTCGACCGCGTGGGTTGCTTCAAATACTCTCCTGAAGAAAACACTCCAGGTGGCCGTATGGACAACCAGGTTGATGACGAAACTAAAGACTACCGTCACGACGCTTTGATGGAAGTTCAACAAAACATTTCCCGTAACAAACACCGTGATTTCGTCGGTAAAACGATCGAAGTTATCGTGGAAGGTTTCTCTGAGGAAACTGATTTGCTTCTTCAAGGTCGTTTCTGGGGTCAAGCTCCGGATATCGACGGCGTTGTCTTGATCAACGACGGTGAAGCTAAAGTTGGCGATATGGTTAAAGTCCACGTGACGGACTCTATGGAATACGACCTTATCGGTGAAATCGTTGCCGAGAACTAA
- a CDS encoding outer membrane lipoprotein carrier protein LolA, whose amino-acid sequence MFKQISALILSLGLSVSAFAADKTNATLKKVSVKYRAAKLVEMSVEKTVKSDLTGKVAKYTGTLSISNSKFRLETKTPDEALVVYDGVTIWNVQYPPKEFGGDPQIARGKPDKKTRGQLIAATLIGGDIQKTFKVVDEKKDGETSSTLFIAPKDDLPVKNLQMIIDLKKSEITEISYTDDLQNLVTMKFSDIKLKDSIKKNLFKYEPPKGKPVTNL is encoded by the coding sequence ATGTTTAAACAAATCAGTGCCTTAATTTTATCTCTTGGACTTTCAGTCAGCGCATTTGCAGCCGATAAAACCAACGCCACTCTTAAGAAAGTTTCCGTAAAGTATCGCGCGGCGAAGCTTGTGGAAATGTCTGTTGAAAAAACAGTTAAGTCAGATCTGACAGGAAAAGTGGCAAAGTACACAGGCACTCTTTCAATTTCGAATAGCAAATTTCGCCTAGAAACAAAAACTCCAGATGAAGCTCTTGTGGTTTATGACGGAGTTACTATCTGGAACGTACAATATCCGCCGAAGGAATTTGGTGGGGATCCACAGATTGCTCGTGGCAAGCCCGATAAAAAAACACGCGGGCAATTAATCGCGGCGACGTTGATCGGTGGCGATATCCAAAAGACTTTCAAAGTAGTGGACGAGAAAAAAGACGGAGAAACTTCATCAACTCTGTTCATCGCTCCCAAGGATGATCTTCCTGTTAAGAATTTACAGATGATTATCGACTTGAAAAAATCTGAAATCACAGAGATTTCATATACGGATGACCTACAAAATCTTGTGACGATGAAGTTCTCGGACATCAAACTCAAAGACAGTATCAAAAAGAATTTATTTAAGTATGAACCACCTAAAGGTAAACCGGTAACAAACCTATGA
- a CDS encoding ComF family protein — protein MNSIIKLLNRYIYPCLHCGSLLKSEGLLCEHCRQRLNSYLGQNLEVRPLAIFEALALFRWNPGTSDLLSTQIAGLKGYHHRPDWSYWATRFATRRMLQGLPDRKIIVIPAPSKNHKRDHAHQWAEALAKAVGGEVHPCLKKVTTRNQRGATRDKRVEVILELDENSSVVSEYWSEALWVFADDIVTTGSTALAAFKALGSPPHFETWALAHRTLTCGD, from the coding sequence ATGAACTCTATAATCAAATTATTAAACCGCTATATTTATCCCTGTCTGCACTGCGGATCATTGCTGAAAAGCGAAGGTTTGCTGTGTGAACATTGCCGCCAAAGGCTAAACAGTTATCTTGGGCAAAACCTGGAAGTGCGGCCCCTGGCAATCTTCGAGGCTTTGGCGTTGTTTCGCTGGAATCCTGGAACTAGTGATCTGTTATCGACGCAAATTGCGGGGCTTAAAGGATATCATCACCGGCCCGACTGGAGTTATTGGGCCACCCGTTTTGCGACCAGAAGAATGTTGCAGGGTCTTCCTGACCGAAAAATCATAGTCATTCCTGCCCCCTCGAAGAATCACAAAAGGGATCACGCCCATCAATGGGCGGAAGCTTTGGCAAAGGCAGTAGGGGGAGAGGTGCATCCCTGTTTGAAAAAGGTAACGACTCGGAACCAGCGGGGCGCAACCCGAGATAAGCGGGTTGAGGTTATCTTGGAGCTCGATGAAAATTCTTCAGTGGTGTCTGAATATTGGTCAGAGGCCCTGTGGGTGTTTGCCGACGATATCGTTACCACGGGCTCCACGGCGCTTGCCGCGTTCAAAGCCCTTGGAAGTCCCCCTCATTTTGAAACTTGGGCCCTGGCTCATAGGACGCTTACTTGCGGAGACTGA
- a CDS encoding protein-glutamine glutaminase family protein, with protein sequence MKLITGLITALVILAPNAYAGLPAHRQANESFQDAKSRSRGNVLFSDLDSEFSGSGPESLAKPMSQLKLNEIPALSSYQELVAQFYFIRDSYFVKAGYTPRRLTWLFPDDGCYARAELAAEHLIMNHAISPKKVFAFGELHAATNNSPNGWVEWWYHVAVIYRVDNTAYVLDPALNPHQPLTLSQWGEAIGGDKTAVNYSICSKDAFDPDSACMQPPKIDEDMAEQEQEVFLPEEWNRILELGRDPEKELGNQPPWL encoded by the coding sequence ATGAAATTAATCACAGGTCTGATTACAGCTTTAGTTATACTTGCTCCGAATGCCTATGCGGGATTGCCTGCTCATCGCCAAGCGAATGAATCCTTCCAAGATGCGAAATCTCGCAGCCGTGGAAATGTTTTATTTTCTGATCTTGATAGTGAATTTTCTGGTTCCGGTCCCGAGTCCTTGGCGAAACCCATGTCTCAACTAAAGCTAAACGAAATTCCGGCTCTTTCGTCGTATCAGGAGCTTGTCGCTCAGTTTTACTTCATTCGGGATTCTTATTTCGTGAAAGCCGGATACACTCCTCGTCGCTTGACTTGGCTTTTCCCTGATGACGGTTGCTATGCCCGTGCGGAACTGGCGGCAGAACATCTGATTATGAATCACGCTATCTCTCCTAAAAAGGTTTTCGCATTCGGAGAACTTCACGCAGCGACTAACAACTCACCCAATGGTTGGGTGGAGTGGTGGTACCACGTTGCTGTTATCTATCGCGTGGATAACACAGCATACGTTCTAGATCCGGCGTTGAATCCTCACCAACCTTTAACTTTGTCTCAATGGGGCGAGGCGATCGGAGGAGACAAAACGGCGGTGAACTACTCAATCTGCTCTAAAGACGCCTTCGATCCAGACAGCGCCTGCATGCAGCCTCCTAAAATTGATGAGGACATGGCCGAGCAAGAACAGGAAGTCTTTCTTCCTGAAGAATGGAACCGAATTTTAGAATTAGGCCGCGATCCAGAAAAAGAACTCGGCAACCAGCCACCTTGGCTGTAA
- a CDS encoding 23S rRNA (pseudouridine(1915)-N(3))-methyltransferase RlmH produces MKFILYNLATAKEAWADEVSGLYKKKISFFIPFDIQSLKAKKSAREDADFKRNEESDLILKNINSDDYVILFDERGSVLDSIQFSKKIENILGSSKKRAIFIIGGAFGVNEEVRKRADLKVALSPMVMNHLMAQAMSLEQIYRAFTIIKKIPYHNI; encoded by the coding sequence ATGAAATTCATTTTGTACAACCTCGCAACCGCCAAAGAGGCGTGGGCTGATGAGGTCAGCGGGTTGTACAAAAAGAAAATTTCCTTTTTCATTCCCTTTGATATTCAAAGTCTGAAGGCTAAAAAGTCTGCTCGTGAAGATGCAGACTTTAAGCGCAATGAAGAATCAGATCTCATTCTTAAAAATATCAATTCCGACGATTACGTCATACTTTTTGACGAGCGCGGATCGGTTTTGGATTCAATTCAGTTCTCAAAAAAAATCGAAAATATTCTGGGAAGTTCTAAGAAACGGGCGATATTTATTATCGGCGGAGCCTTCGGCGTCAACGAAGAGGTTCGGAAGCGTGCGGATTTGAAAGTGGCACTTTCCCCAATGGTCATGAATCATTTAATGGCGCAAGCGATGAGCTTGGAGCAAATCTATCGCGCCTTTACAATTATCAAAAAGATTCCGTATCACAATATCTAG
- the nadD gene encoding nicotinate (nicotinamide) nucleotide adenylyltransferase, translated as MKIGIFGGSFNPPHMGHINAIQTVAKKMGLNKVHVIPAAQNPLKTPVEGPSAEQRLELTKLAFAQYGETYFVDDQELKRGGMSYTIDTIMNLRKTYEASDLYLIVGADKFEELSQWKDYSKILAETNLVVTTRPGYDMPESLDEMPGYLKPLVADFDFNFIELTTGRSIQFITLRDIEISSSEVRKWLRSGKPVEQYLPLAVETYIKEHKLYRNLGDRIGDYTKFTEFCANVLFANKGINVLGYDLRKITAPSEFALIASGTSTRHATAMAENIVIAVKEEFNVHPQSVEGVDEGRWVLVDYGTLIIHVFYDFVRLEYGLENLWRQGTVLPLKDPYVGKQQ; from the coding sequence ATGAAAATTGGTATCTTTGGCGGAAGCTTTAATCCTCCTCATATGGGTCACATCAACGCCATTCAAACAGTGGCAAAGAAAATGGGCTTGAACAAAGTCCACGTGATTCCTGCAGCTCAAAATCCTCTTAAAACTCCAGTGGAAGGTCCTTCCGCAGAGCAACGCCTTGAACTTACAAAGCTTGCTTTCGCTCAATACGGCGAAACTTACTTCGTTGATGATCAAGAGCTAAAACGTGGTGGCATGAGCTATACAATCGACACAATCATGAATCTTCGCAAAACATACGAAGCATCTGATTTGTATTTGATCGTGGGCGCTGACAAGTTTGAGGAACTAAGTCAGTGGAAAGACTATTCCAAAATTCTAGCTGAAACGAACTTGGTTGTGACAACTCGCCCAGGTTACGACATGCCAGAGTCTTTGGATGAAATGCCTGGTTATTTGAAACCACTTGTTGCTGACTTCGATTTCAATTTCATCGAACTAACTACAGGTCGTAGCATCCAGTTCATTACTTTGCGTGATATCGAAATCTCTTCCAGTGAAGTTCGTAAATGGCTTCGTTCTGGGAAGCCAGTTGAGCAGTACTTGCCGCTTGCTGTTGAGACTTACATCAAAGAACACAAACTTTACAGAAACCTTGGCGATCGTATCGGTGACTACACTAAGTTCACTGAGTTCTGCGCTAATGTTTTGTTTGCGAACAAAGGTATTAACGTTCTTGGTTACGATCTAAGAAAGATCACAGCTCCTAGCGAGTTCGCTTTGATCGCATCCGGTACTTCCACTCGTCATGCGACGGCTATGGCAGAAAACATCGTGATCGCAGTTAAAGAAGAGTTCAACGTTCATCCACAATCCGTAGAGGGTGTTGATGAAGGTCGTTGGGTTCTGGTTGATTACGGTACTTTGATCATTCACGTATTCTATGATTTCGTACGCCTTGAATACGGTCTTGAAAACTTGTGGAGACAAGGAACAGTTTTGCCTCTTAAAGATCCATACGTTGGGAAGCAACAGTAA
- the obgE gene encoding GTPase ObgE, producing MKFIDEVRITLASGRGGPGCVSFRRESGAPRGGPDGGDGGKGGDVIIKTSRHINSLFEIRQNKRYAAQNGEMGFGRQKHGADGENLVLVVPQGTILRNLEGEIVVDMTGIDEHVLLRGGRGGKGNEFFKTSINQAPTHAQPGEDNEELEVKLELKLIADVGIIGFPNAGKSTLISRISAAKPKIADYPFTTLTPNLGVVKAGDYSSFVVADIPGLVKGAHEGVGLGIQFLKHVERTRVFIHLVDASGLSGRDPLQDFEDLNYELKMYDESNQDKEGFFPLQTRPQFVVLNKIDTLSTDQLEKLKLKFKKATGSAPLAISAVTGKNITELVTELGRQILKDEE from the coding sequence ATGAAATTCATTGATGAAGTTAGAATTACATTAGCCTCTGGCCGCGGCGGTCCGGGTTGCGTTAGTTTCCGTAGAGAATCGGGTGCTCCTCGTGGTGGACCAGATGGCGGAGACGGCGGCAAAGGCGGCGATGTTATTATCAAGACTTCGCGACATATCAATTCCCTTTTCGAAATCAGACAAAACAAAAGATACGCAGCTCAAAATGGTGAGATGGGTTTCGGCCGTCAAAAACATGGTGCTGATGGTGAAAATCTAGTTCTAGTTGTGCCTCAGGGTACGATACTTAGAAATCTAGAAGGTGAAATCGTTGTCGATATGACTGGCATCGATGAACACGTACTTTTGCGTGGTGGCCGTGGTGGTAAGGGTAATGAGTTTTTCAAAACTTCCATTAACCAAGCTCCGACTCATGCTCAACCAGGTGAAGACAACGAAGAGTTGGAAGTTAAGCTTGAGCTTAAATTGATCGCTGACGTTGGTATCATCGGCTTCCCAAATGCGGGTAAGTCGACTTTGATCTCTCGTATCTCAGCAGCGAAACCAAAAATCGCAGATTATCCTTTTACAACTTTGACGCCAAACTTGGGTGTGGTTAAAGCGGGTGACTATAGCTCATTCGTGGTTGCTGACATTCCTGGTTTGGTTAAAGGCGCACACGAAGGTGTGGGTCTTGGTATTCAATTCTTGAAACACGTTGAACGTACACGCGTATTCATTCACTTGGTGGATGCATCAGGTTTGTCGGGCCGTGATCCACTTCAGGATTTTGAAGATCTTAACTATGAACTTAAGATGTATGATGAGAGCAATCAGGACAAAGAGGGTTTCTTCCCTTTGCAGACGCGTCCGCAATTTGTCGTGCTCAACAAAATTGACACTCTCAGCACAGATCAACTTGAAAAACTAAAATTGAAATTCAAAAAAGCGACAGGCTCTGCTCCTTTGGCCATTTCTGCGGTCACAGGGAAAAACATCACAGAACTTGTTACAGAGTTGGGTCGCCAGATTTTGAAGGATGAAGAATAA
- the rpmA gene encoding 50S ribosomal protein L27 has protein sequence MASKKAGGSTKNGRDSQSKRLGVKRFGGEKVLSGTIIVRQRGTKFHVGNNVKIGRDHTIYSVIEGLVKFERFAKDRFKVSVYPKAV, from the coding sequence ATGGCAAGTAAGAAGGCCGGTGGTAGTACAAAGAATGGTCGTGATTCACAGAGTAAACGCTTAGGCGTTAAACGTTTCGGTGGCGAAAAAGTGCTTTCTGGAACAATTATCGTTCGTCAACGTGGTACAAAATTCCATGTTGGTAACAACGTAAAAATCGGTCGTGACCACACGATCTATTCTGTAATCGAAGGTCTTGTTAAATTTGAGCGTTTTGCAAAAGATCGCTTCAAAGTTAGTGTTTATCCTAAAGCTGTCTAG
- the rplU gene encoding 50S ribosomal protein L21, whose protein sequence is MYAIIRTGGKQYKVQAGDVVQVDKLEQKLGAEFDINEILMVGGESTHVGQPLVKGAKVTVVVTKQAKTRKEIVFKKKRRQGYRKFATHKQEFTELFVKAISLDGKTTKTDATPNVVDVAAKRTEAAEARVAARKDRAANKNKGEEVVKKAAKKTVAKKKVAKKAVKKTAKKATAKKKTAKKTSKKA, encoded by the coding sequence ATGTACGCGATTATTCGTACTGGTGGTAAGCAATATAAAGTTCAAGCTGGTGATGTTGTTCAAGTTGATAAACTAGAACAAAAACTAGGTGCAGAGTTTGATATCAACGAAATCTTGATGGTTGGTGGTGAGTCCACTCATGTTGGTCAACCTCTTGTTAAAGGTGCAAAAGTAACTGTTGTAGTTACTAAGCAAGCTAAGACTAGAAAAGAAATCGTTTTTAAAAAGAAACGTCGTCAAGGTTACAGAAAATTCGCAACTCACAAACAAGAGTTCACTGAACTTTTCGTGAAAGCGATTTCTCTTGATGGTAAAACAACAAAAACAGATGCTACGCCAAATGTGGTAGACGTTGCTGCGAAACGCACTGAAGCTGCTGAAGCTCGTGTTGCTGCTCGCAAAGACCGCGCTGCTAACAAAAACAAAGGCGAAGAAGTTGTAAAAAAAGCTGCTAAAAAAACTGTAGCGAAAAAGAAAGTTGCTAAAAAAGCAGTTAAAAAGACTGCAAAAAAAGCAACCGCTAAGAAAAAAACAGCTAAAAAAACTTCTAAAAAAGCGTAA
- a CDS encoding Rne/Rng family ribonuclease codes for MSAEILINVRPQETRVAYVEGGILTDLKIERKTSPTLVGSIHRGTVIRVLPGMQAAFVDIGLEKAAFLYVGDIREDVDDNFLSSVDREEPLDEGDDDKPHSHQVKTPIQDLLKEGQSILVQVAKDPLGTKGARLTTHLSLPGRFVVFLPTVRHLGISRRIEDEAERDRLRQLVQKINPSGGVIVRTAGDGASEEMLKADIEYLDRMSKEIFKHYEKKKTPGALHTELDVELRALRDLMSEDVTSVWVDDVEVQKKVVKFVSQFMPKYKQNIVLYEERKPLFDLYDIDIEISRSMERKIWLKSGGYIVIDEAEALVVIDVNTGKFVGKKDLEDTILKTNLEAVRETAHHLRIRNCGGIIIIDFIDMEKESHREKVMEALAEELSKDRARTNIVSMSQLGLVEMTRKRIRPSLIKTLCEPCSYCDGKGYIKRKSTVANEIFRELERDADMLTNKKTNVVIHCHSEVVDWIYEVEGESLEGIEKKLGRSVAFKIEPNYHLEQYEIFFV; via the coding sequence GTGTCCGCAGAAATTCTCATCAACGTTAGACCTCAAGAAACACGCGTAGCCTATGTTGAAGGCGGTATTCTTACTGATTTAAAAATTGAACGCAAAACTTCACCGACATTGGTCGGGTCTATTCACCGCGGGACGGTGATCCGCGTACTTCCAGGAATGCAGGCGGCTTTCGTGGACATTGGTCTTGAGAAAGCGGCTTTCTTATACGTTGGCGACATCCGCGAAGACGTCGACGATAATTTTCTTTCCAGCGTAGACCGCGAAGAACCTTTGGATGAGGGTGACGACGACAAGCCCCACTCTCATCAAGTTAAAACACCGATTCAGGATTTATTAAAAGAAGGTCAAAGTATTTTGGTGCAAGTGGCGAAAGATCCGCTTGGAACAAAAGGTGCCCGTTTAACAACGCACTTATCACTTCCAGGACGTTTCGTGGTGTTCTTGCCAACTGTAAGACACTTGGGAATTTCTCGTCGTATCGAAGACGAGGCCGAGCGCGACAGACTTCGTCAGTTGGTGCAAAAAATCAATCCCTCCGGCGGAGTTATCGTGCGTACTGCTGGCGATGGCGCATCCGAAGAAATGTTGAAAGCCGACATCGAATATCTTGATCGCATGAGCAAAGAAATCTTCAAGCACTACGAGAAAAAGAAAACTCCGGGCGCTTTGCACACGGAACTTGATGTTGAGCTTCGCGCTCTTCGCGATTTGATGAGTGAGGATGTTACCAGCGTTTGGGTTGACGACGTCGAAGTTCAGAAAAAAGTTGTGAAATTCGTGTCTCAGTTCATGCCTAAGTACAAACAAAACATCGTGCTTTATGAAGAAAGAAAACCTCTTTTCGATTTGTACGATATCGACATCGAAATTTCTCGGTCGATGGAAAGAAAAATCTGGTTGAAGTCCGGCGGATACATCGTGATCGACGAAGCGGAAGCTTTGGTTGTGATCGACGTGAATACGGGTAAATTCGTAGGCAAAAAAGACCTCGAGGACACGATTTTAAAAACAAACTTAGAAGCGGTTCGCGAAACAGCCCATCACCTGCGTATTCGTAATTGCGGCGGGATTATCATCATCGATTTCATCGATATGGAAAAAGAATCTCACCGTGAAAAAGTGATGGAAGCCTTGGCAGAGGAGCTTAGCAAAGACCGCGCGCGCACGAACATCGTATCGATGTCCCAGTTGGGATTGGTAGAGATGACTCGTAAGCGCATCCGTCCAAGCTTGATTAAAACTTTGTGTGAGCCATGCTCATACTGCGATGGCAAAGGCTATATCAAACGCAAATCTACAGTTGCGAACGAGATCTTCCGTGAACTTGAGCGCGACGCTGACATGTTGACGAATAAGAAAACGAACGTCGTAATCCATTGCCACAGTGAAGTTGTCGATTGGATTTACGAAGTTGAAGGCGAAAGTCTAGAGGGAATCGAAAAGAAACTCGGCCGCTCCGTGGCCTTCAAAATCGAGCCTAACTACCACTTAGAACAATACGAGATATTTTTCGTCTAA
- a CDS encoding type IV pilus twitching motility protein PilT, translated as MATIDELFKLMVEQGASDLHITSGAAPYLRLHGNMVPLNYRELSNQDVQGLIFEILSEKQKKAFVEKWELDFAYTLPGIGRFRCNVFMQRKGLGAVMRIIPEKIKTAQELGVPPAVLDMIDCDRGLILVTGPTGSGKSTTLAAMIHQINLTREAHIITVEDPIEFVHPNIKSLVNQREVGSHTKTFANALKAALREDPDILLVGELRDLETIGLALTAAETGHIVFGTLHTNSAAKTIDRIIDVFPAGQQAQIRTMLAESLRGVVAQTLFSRADGQGRVAAYEIMRNTKAISNLIREGKIHQVASAMQTGSSQGMILFEKYIEDLVRKGKVSAADAKTFLGQSSGGDTAIQAGPGTKAKTG; from the coding sequence ATGGCAACGATTGATGAACTGTTTAAACTCATGGTTGAGCAAGGCGCTTCCGACTTGCACATTACAAGTGGTGCCGCACCTTATTTGCGTCTGCATGGGAACATGGTTCCGTTGAACTATCGTGAGCTTTCAAATCAGGATGTTCAGGGACTAATCTTCGAAATTCTTTCCGAAAAGCAAAAGAAAGCCTTCGTTGAAAAATGGGAGCTCGATTTTGCCTATACTCTGCCAGGAATTGGACGTTTCCGTTGCAATGTATTTATGCAGCGTAAAGGCCTTGGCGCCGTCATGCGTATTATCCCTGAAAAAATTAAAACAGCGCAAGAGCTGGGAGTTCCTCCTGCGGTTCTTGATATGATCGACTGTGATCGTGGTTTGATTCTGGTAACAGGTCCGACGGGTTCTGGTAAATCCACGACTCTGGCGGCGATGATCCATCAAATCAATTTAACTCGTGAAGCGCATATCATCACGGTTGAAGATCCGATCGAGTTCGTGCATCCCAATATCAAATCCTTGGTGAATCAGCGTGAAGTTGGTAGCCATACTAAAACTTTCGCCAACGCCCTGAAAGCCGCTCTCCGTGAAGACCCGGATATCTTGCTGGTGGGTGAGTTGCGTGACTTGGAAACAATCGGTCTTGCATTGACTGCTGCCGAAACGGGTCACATCGTATTTGGTACTTTACATACCAACAGTGCTGCGAAAACTATTGACCGTATCATCGACGTTTTCCCTGCGGGACAACAAGCTCAGATCAGAACGATGCTTGCAGAGTCTTTGCGTGGAGTTGTGGCGCAAACGCTTTTCTCTCGCGCGGACGGTCAAGGCCGTGTGGCTGCTTACGAGATTATGCGTAATACAAAAGCGATTTCGAATTTGATTCGTGAAGGTAAGATCCATCAGGTGGCATCTGCGATGCAAACGGGTTCAAGCCAAGGTATGATCCTGTTCGAAAAATATATCGAGGATTTGGTTCGCAAAGGAAAAGTTTCTGCTGCTGATGCTAAGACATTCTTGGGTCAATCCAGTGGTGGCGATACTGCGATCCAAGCCGGTCCCGGAACCAAAGCCAAGACCGGATAG